From Candidatus Desulfatibia profunda:
TTGTTAAAGTGCGCTTAAAAGGCGCTTGTGCCGGATGCCCCATGTCCCAAATGACCCTTAAAAACGGGATAGAGCGGTTTTTAAAGCAAGAGATACCCGAAATTAAATCGGTCCAATCCGCTGAGTAAGAAAGTTTAAAAATGACAATTGCAAATTATATCAGCGAAATCCTTTCCAGATCCTCATGGATCCGCAGAATGTTTGAAGAAGGGGCGCGCCTTAAGGC
This genomic window contains:
- a CDS encoding NifU family protein; translated protein: MKEKVQKSIDKIRPMLQADGGDVELVEVKDGVVKVRLKGACAGCPMSQMTLKNGIERFLKQEIPEIKSVQSAE